One stretch of Amycolatopsis sp. NBC_00345 DNA includes these proteins:
- a CDS encoding LLM class flavin-dependent oxidoreductase, whose amino-acid sequence MQFGIFTVGDVTTDPTTGTAPSEHERVKAMVRIALKAEEVGLDVFATGEHHNPPFVPSSPTTMLGFIAAQTEKLVLSTSTTLITTNDPVKIAEDFAMLQHLADGRVDLMMGRGNTGPVYPWFGQDIRQGIPLAIENYALLRRLWREEVVDWEGKFRTPLQGFTSTPRPLDDVPPFVWHGSIRSPEIAEQAAFYGDGFFANHIFWPTQHYQQLIAFYRQRYEHYGHGQADQAIVGLGGQAFIRPKSQDAWNEFRPYFDQAPVYGNGPSLEDFTDQTPLSVGSPQEVIDKTLTFREHFGDYQRQLFLMDHAGLPLKTVLEQLDLLGEEVVPVLRKELEAKRPAHVPDAPTHASLKAAHDSENTLV is encoded by the coding sequence ATGCAGTTCGGAATCTTCACGGTGGGCGACGTCACGACGGACCCCACCACGGGCACGGCGCCGTCGGAGCACGAGCGCGTCAAGGCGATGGTCCGGATCGCCCTCAAGGCCGAAGAGGTCGGCCTGGACGTGTTCGCCACGGGGGAGCACCACAACCCGCCGTTCGTGCCGTCGTCGCCGACCACCATGCTCGGCTTCATCGCGGCGCAGACCGAGAAGCTGGTCCTCTCCACGTCGACCACGCTGATCACCACGAACGACCCGGTGAAGATCGCCGAGGACTTCGCGATGCTGCAGCACCTCGCCGACGGCCGCGTGGACCTGATGATGGGCCGCGGCAACACCGGGCCGGTCTACCCCTGGTTCGGCCAGGACATCCGCCAGGGCATCCCGCTGGCCATCGAGAACTACGCGCTGCTGCGCCGGCTCTGGCGCGAGGAGGTGGTGGACTGGGAAGGCAAGTTCCGCACCCCGCTGCAGGGCTTCACGTCCACCCCGCGCCCGCTCGACGACGTGCCGCCGTTCGTCTGGCACGGCTCGATCCGCAGCCCGGAGATCGCCGAGCAGGCCGCGTTCTACGGCGACGGCTTCTTCGCCAACCACATCTTCTGGCCGACGCAGCACTACCAGCAGCTGATCGCCTTCTACCGCCAGCGCTACGAGCACTACGGCCACGGCCAGGCCGACCAGGCCATCGTCGGCCTCGGCGGGCAGGCGTTCATCCGGCCCAAGTCGCAGGACGCGTGGAACGAGTTCCGGCCGTACTTCGACCAGGCGCCGGTGTACGGGAACGGGCCGTCGCTGGAGGACTTCACCGACCAGACACCGCTGTCCGTCGGCAGCCCGCAGGAGGTCATCGACAAGACGCTGACCTTCCGTGAGCACTTCGGCGACTACCAGCGCCAGCTGTTCCTGATGGACCACGCCGGCCTGCCGCTGAAGACCGTGCTGGAGCAGCTCGACCTGCTCGGCGAAGAGGTGGTCCCGGTGCTGCGCAAGGAGCTGGAGGCGAAGCGCCCGGCGCACGTCCCGGACGCCCCCACACACGCGTCGCTGAAGGCCGCGCACGACAGCGAAAACACCCTCGTCTGA
- a CDS encoding FMN reductase produces the protein MTARSIAVVTAGLSRPSSTRLLADRLAEATRAALGPETTVEVVELRDVAVDVTNNMLTGFPSPRLREVVDTVTRADGLIAVTPVFTASYSGLFKSFFDVLDKEALDGKPVLLAATGGTERHSLVLDFALRPLFAYLRATPVATGVYAASSDWGSVAATGALQQRVERAAGELAALVSAAPESVAEPEFASVPFEQLLSGGV, from the coding sequence ATGACCGCACGCAGCATTGCCGTGGTCACCGCCGGGCTGAGCCGGCCGTCGTCGACGCGGCTGCTGGCCGACCGGCTGGCGGAGGCCACCCGCGCCGCGCTGGGCCCCGAGACCACGGTCGAGGTGGTCGAGCTGCGCGACGTGGCCGTGGACGTCACCAACAACATGCTCACCGGCTTCCCCAGCCCGCGGTTGCGCGAGGTGGTCGACACGGTGACGCGCGCCGACGGGCTGATCGCCGTCACGCCGGTGTTCACCGCGTCGTACAGCGGGCTGTTCAAGTCCTTCTTCGACGTGCTGGACAAAGAAGCCCTCGACGGCAAGCCGGTGCTGCTCGCCGCGACGGGCGGCACGGAACGGCACTCGCTCGTGCTGGACTTCGCCCTGCGCCCGCTCTTCGCCTACCTTCGCGCAACGCCGGTGGCGACGGGTGTGTACGCGGCTTCGTCGGACTGGGGCAGCGTCGCCGCGACGGGCGCGTTGCAGCAGCGTGTCGAGCGCGCGGCGGGCGAGCTGGCGGCGCTGGTCTCCGCGGCACCCGAGTCCGTGGCCGAGCCGGAGTTCGCGTCGGTTCCGTTCGAGCAGCTGCTTTCCGGTGGTGTGTAA